One genomic segment of Brassica napus cultivar Da-Ae chromosome A3, Da-Ae, whole genome shotgun sequence includes these proteins:
- the LOC106443003 gene encoding putative homeobox-leucine zipper protein ATHB-51 isoform X1 has protein sequence MEWSTTNNLENMRVAFMLPTWPESSSFNSLHSFNYDPYAAGNSYTPADTQTGPVISVPETEKIINAYRLPSNNNEITKKKRLTSGQLASLERSFQDEIKLDTDRKLKLSRELGLQPRQIAVWFQNRRARWKAKQLEQLYDSLRQEYDVVSREKQMLHEEVKKLRAILRDHGLIKKQISGVTSGEETTEIPSVVATKVYGTDQYNNQMVVASSCWLPYP, from the exons atggaATGGTCAACGACAAACAACTTAGAAAACATGAGAGTTGCTTTTATGCTGCCGACATGGCCGGAGTCGAGCTCCTTTAACTCACTACATAGCTTCAACTACGATCCTTATGCAG CAGGAAATTCATACACGCCTGCCGATACGCAAACTGGACCGGTTATCTCTGTACCTGAAACAGAGAAAATCATTAATGCGTACCGATTACCAAGCAACAACAACGAGATAACAAAAAAGAAGAGACTAACGAGTGGACAATTAGCTTCACTTGAACGGAGTTTTCAAGATGAGATCAAACTTGATACAGACAGGAAGCTAAAGCTGTCAAGAGAGCTTGGTTTGCAGCCACGTCAGATAGCGGTTTGGTTCCAGAACCGCCGTGCACGCTGGAAGGCAAAACAGCTCGAGCAGCTGTACGATTCGCTTAGGCAAGAGTACGACGTGGTCTCTAGAGAGAAGCAGATGCTACATGAGGAG GTGAAGAAGCTGAGAGCTATACTAAGAGACCATGGACTAATCAAGAAGCAGATCTCCGGTGTGACCAGTGGGGAAGAAACGACGGAGATTCCATCTGTGGTGGCCACTAAAGTGTACGGTACTGATCAATACAACAATCAGATGGTTGTCGCTTCCTCTTGCTGGCTGCCTTACCCGTGA
- the LOC106443003 gene encoding putative homeobox-leucine zipper protein ATHB-51 isoform X2, translating to MEWSTTNNLENMRVAFMLPTWPESSSFNSLHSFNYDPYAGNSYTPADTQTGPVISVPETEKIINAYRLPSNNNEITKKKRLTSGQLASLERSFQDEIKLDTDRKLKLSRELGLQPRQIAVWFQNRRARWKAKQLEQLYDSLRQEYDVVSREKQMLHEEVKKLRAILRDHGLIKKQISGVTSGEETTEIPSVVATKVYGTDQYNNQMVVASSCWLPYP from the exons atggaATGGTCAACGACAAACAACTTAGAAAACATGAGAGTTGCTTTTATGCTGCCGACATGGCCGGAGTCGAGCTCCTTTAACTCACTACATAGCTTCAACTACGATCCTTATGCAG GAAATTCATACACGCCTGCCGATACGCAAACTGGACCGGTTATCTCTGTACCTGAAACAGAGAAAATCATTAATGCGTACCGATTACCAAGCAACAACAACGAGATAACAAAAAAGAAGAGACTAACGAGTGGACAATTAGCTTCACTTGAACGGAGTTTTCAAGATGAGATCAAACTTGATACAGACAGGAAGCTAAAGCTGTCAAGAGAGCTTGGTTTGCAGCCACGTCAGATAGCGGTTTGGTTCCAGAACCGCCGTGCACGCTGGAAGGCAAAACAGCTCGAGCAGCTGTACGATTCGCTTAGGCAAGAGTACGACGTGGTCTCTAGAGAGAAGCAGATGCTACATGAGGAG GTGAAGAAGCTGAGAGCTATACTAAGAGACCATGGACTAATCAAGAAGCAGATCTCCGGTGTGACCAGTGGGGAAGAAACGACGGAGATTCCATCTGTGGTGGCCACTAAAGTGTACGGTACTGATCAATACAACAATCAGATGGTTGTCGCTTCCTCTTGCTGGCTGCCTTACCCGTGA
- the LOC111210086 gene encoding probable glycosyltransferase At5g03795 produces the protein MGDEDVDGKCRMSACSSAKLFLFMVPLVLVSGFVFVNIGPKCPTSFLTSLSTTHISPPLLLSSPSLPPAPAPSLQAAKEVSLPTSALSTKVESVQGDRNRTIQLNPINITLVSNNVTSTASSELMKKRVTKKIDKIEFELQKARVAIKAASMDDPVDDPDYVPIGPMYWNAKVFHRSYLEMEKQFKIFVYKEGDPPLFHDGPCKSIYSMEGNFIYEMERDTHFRTNNPDKAHAFYLPLSVVKMVRYVYQRDSHDFGPIRRTVRDYIDLVSDRYPYWNRSIGADHFILSCHDWGPEASFSHPHLGQNSIRALCNANTSERFKPRKDVSIPEINLRTGSLKGLVGGPSPSIRPILAFFAGGVHGPVRPVLLQHWENKDKDISVHKYLPKGTSYPDMMRSSKFCLCPSGYEVASPRIVEALYSGCVPVLINSGYVPPFSDVLNWRSFSVIVSVEDIPKLKTILTSISPRQYLKMYRRVLKVRRHFEVNSPAKRFDVFHMILHSIWVRRLNVRIREV, from the exons atgggAGATGAAGATGTTGATGGGAAGTGTAGAATGTCAGCATGTTCCTCGGCCAAACTCTTTCTCTTCATGGTTCCTCTTGTTCTCGTTTCTGGTTTCGTCTTTGTAAATATTGGTCCTAAATGTCCAACATCTTTCTTAACCTCTTTGTCCACCACTCATatttctcctcctcttcttctttcttctccatCTCTGCCTCCGGCCCCGGCACCATCTCTACAGGCGGCGAAGGAAGTGTCCTTGCCAACATCAGCTTTATCGACTAAAGTGGAATCTGTTCAG GGTGATAGAAATCGGACAATTCAATTGAACCCGATCAACATTACTTTGGTTAGTAATAACGTCACTTCTACGGCATCGTCGGAACTAATGAAGAAAAGAGTTACTAAAAAAATAGACAAAATCGAATTCGAACTACAAAAGGCTCGAGTCGCCATTAAAGCCGCTTCGATGGACGATCCCGTGGACGACCCGGACTATGTACCTATTGGTCCGATGTATTGGAATGCCAAGGTCTTTCATCG GAGCTACTTGGAGATGGAGAAACAATTCAAGATATTCGTGTACAAAGAAGGTGACCCACCGTTGTTCCACGATGGTCCGTGCAAAAGCATATACTCTATGGAAGGAAACTTCATCTACGAGATGGAAAGAGATACCCATTTCCGTACCAATAATCCGGACAAGGCCCACGCCTTTTATTTACCTCTCAGTGTCGTAAAGATGGTAAGATATGTGTATCAACGCGACTCCCACGATTTTGGCCCCATCCGAAGAACCGTGAGGGATTACATCGATCTTGTTAGCGATAGGTATCCTTATTGGAACCGTAGCATCGGAGCTGACCATTTCATACTCTCTTGCCATGACTGG GGTCCTGAGGCAAGCTTTTCTCATCCACATTTAGGACAAAACTCGATCCGAGCTCTATGCAATGCCAACACGTCTGAGAGATTCAAACCGAGAAAAGATGTCTCCATACCAGAGATCAACCTACGGACCGGTTCCTTAAAAGGATTAGTCGGTGGCCCATCACCTTCTATACGTCCCATCCTTGCCTTCTTCGCGGGAGGTGTACACGGACCGGTAAGGCCGGTCTTGCTCCAACATTGGGAGAACAAAGACAAAGACATTAGCGTGCACAAGTATCTCCCTAAAGGAACGTCTTATCCAGACATGATGCGAAGCAGCAAGTTCTGCTTATGTCCGAGCGGCTACGAGGTTGCGAGCCCTAGGATCGTCGAGGCGCTTTACTCGGGATGCGTTCCGGTTTTGATAAACTCAGGGTACGTCCCACCTTTCAGCGATGTGTTGAATTGGAGATCGTTCTCGGTGATCGTTTCCGTGGAGGACATACCAAAGTTGAAGACGATCTTGACGTCCATATCGCCTAGACAGTATCTAAAGATGTACCGGAGAGTGTTGAAGGTAAGGAGGCATTTTGAGGTGAATTCTCCGGCTAAGAGGTTTGATGTGTTTCATATGATTCTTCATTCAATATGGGTAAGGAGATTGAATGTGAGGATACGTGAGGTGTAA
- the LOC106443002 gene encoding GDSL esterase/lipase At5g03810-like codes for MFKRLISFLVLTGFYTSFGTSQPLVPALLIMGDSVVDAGNNNLRLTLVKANFPPYGRDFLAHTATGRFSNGKLAIDFTAENLGFTSYPVAYLSQDAANETNLLTGANFASGASGYHDGTSLLYNAISLTQQVENYKEYQSKVTSMVGRDKANEIFKGAIHLLSTGSSDFLQSYYINPILNAIVAPDRFSDRLMRFYSTFIQNMYDLGARRIGVTSLPPLGCLPAAITMFGGIGSNTCVERLNRDAVSFNTKLNNTSVNLANKLPGLKLVVFDIYNPLLNMVMKPEENGFFESRRACCGTGTVETSFLCNALSVGTCSNATSYVFWDGFHPSEAANRVLADNLLGQGFSLISQT; via the exons ATGTTTAAAAGGCTGATTAGCTTCTTGGTTCTTACCGGTTTCTACACCAGCTTTGGGACCAGTCAACCTCTTGTACCGGCTCTACTCATAATGGGAGATTCTGTTGTCGATGCCGGTAACAACAATCTTCGCCTTACCCTCGTCAAGGCCAACTTTCCTCCTTACGGACGCGACTTCTTAGCCCACACTGCCACCGGTCGTTTCTCTAACGGAAAACTCGCCATCGACTTTACCG CTGAGAATTTAGGGTTCACTTCTTACCCGGTGGCGTACCTTAGCCAAGATGCAGCAAATGAGACTAATTTGTTAACCGGAGCCAATTTCGCCTCTGGTGCTTCCGGTTATCACGACGGAACTTCCTTATTATAC AACGCAATCAGCTTGACCCAACAAGTGGAAAACTACAAAGAGTACCAAAGCAAGGTGACAAGCATGGTAGGGAGAGACAAAGCCAACGAGATATTCAAAGGCGCGATTCATCTTCTCAGCACCGGATCCAGCGATTTTCTTCAAAGCTATTACATTAATCCTATCCTTAATGCGATAGTCGCACCTGATCGATTCTCAGATCGTCTCATGAGATTTTATTCAACCTTTATCCaa AATATGTATGATTTAGGTGCTAGAAGAATTGGAGTAACGTCGTTACCACCCTTGGGTTGTTTGCCAGCAGCGATAACGATGTTTGGTGGTATTGGGAGCAATACGTGCGTCGAAAGACTAAACCGGGACGCGGTTTCCTTCAATACCAAACTCAACAACACGTCTGTGAACCTAGCTAACAAGCTTCCTGGTCTGAAATTGGTCGTTTTTGACATTTATAATCCTCTATTGAACATGGTCATGAAGCCTGAAGAGAATG GGTTTTTTGAATCAAGAAGGGCTTGTTGTGGAACCGGAACAGTGGAAACTTCGTTTCTATGCAATGCATTATCGGTGGGTACATGTTCAAATGCTACCAGTTACGTGTTTTGGGACGGTTTTCATCCATCAGAAGCAGCCAATCGTGTTCTAGCCGACAATCTTCTTGGCCAAGGATTCTCTCTCATTTCCCAAACCTAA